A single Vigna radiata var. radiata cultivar VC1973A chromosome 8, Vradiata_ver6, whole genome shotgun sequence DNA region contains:
- the LOC106772433 gene encoding uncharacterized protein LOC106772433, whose amino-acid sequence MGKSGEEDHPLPSTVAAEDPWRNAVAAGCVSVVRIKCVIVLLFSLAVFLSALLWLPPFVHFADPKDLHLNSNFKDHDIVASFYLQKPVSVVKDNMLQLSDDIFEEIGVPSTKVVILSVDLLRRSNMTKVVFAVDPDGKYSEMSAAAISLIRASFKYFVIRQSYLLVTTSLFGVPSVFEVLKFKGGITIIPQQSVFPLQTVQTLFNFTLNFSIYEIQTDFGELTSQLKAGLHLAPYENLYVILSNSEGSTLAAPTTVQTSVLLAVGVTPSKERLKQLAQTIMGHHSWNLGLNNTQFGRVKQVRLSSILQHSLHGTSSGGSAQSPSPAPLPVHHHHHHHHHHHHHHHHHHSHHHNVHDFPETSPSPIPTTGEGAASPEFGSPAPARSLPDPGRHSYAKPPKCHSGYRKRSSRNTQKQFHPTPAVAPTNAPHYPVPSPKDRPSEHGFHFLVPALSPLPNIAFAHIEPPPKNEPSAERPSTQFHGPSHSLYSAGCAGTINWIPLMFSVILLLV is encoded by the exons ATGGGAAAGTCCGGAGAGGAAGACCACCCTCTACCGTCCACCGTCGCCGCCGAGGACCCATGGCGGAATGCAGTGGCGGCGGGCTGCGTCTCTGTCGTTCGAATCAAATGCGTTATTGTCTTGCTTTTCTCACTCGCAGTTTTTCTATCCGCACTCTTGTGGTTACCACCATTCGTTCACTTCGCAGATCCCAAGGATctgcatttaaattctaatttcaaag ATCATGATATCGTTGCAAGCTTTTATCTGCAGAAGCCAGTTTCTGTGGTAAAAGACAATATGTTGCAGCTTTCTGATGACATTTTCGAAGAGATAGGGGTTCCCTCAACCAAA GTGGTCATCTTGTCAGTGGATCTCTTACGAAGATCAAACATGACAAAAGTCGTGTTTGCAGTTGATCCTGATGGTAAATATTCTGAAATGTCTGCAGCTGCCATTAGTTTGATAAGAGCATCATTTAAATACTTTGTTATACGCCAATCATATCTCCTGGTCACCACATCCTTATTTGGTGTACCCTCCGTTTTTGAGGTGCTGAAATTTAAGGGAGGGATCACTATCATTCCACAACAAAGTGTGTTTCCTCTGCAAACAGTGCAAACACTATTCAACTTTACTTTGAATTTCTCCATTTACGAAATACAAACAGATTTTGGTGAGCTGACTAGTCAGCTAAAGGCTGGGCTACATTTGGCTCCTTATGAG AACTTGTATGTCATCTTATCAAATTCTGAAGGTTCTACATTAGCTGCTCCTACCACAGTTCAAACGTCTGTCCTACTTGCAGTTGGGGTGACGCCGTCAAAGGAGAGGCTAAAGCAACTGGCACAAACCATAATGGGACATCATTCATGGAACCTTGGGTTGAATAACACACAATTTGGTAGGGTTAAGCAGGTTCGACTATCATCCATCTTGCAACACTCCCTTCATGGCACCAGCAGTGGTGGCTCCGCTCAGTCACCTTCCCCTGCCCCTCTACCTGTCCAtcaccaccatcaccatcaccaccatcatcaccatcatcaccatcaccaccatAGTCACCACCATAATGTGCATGATTTTCCTGAAACTTCACCTTCACCAATACCTACAACTGGGGAAGGTGCTGCTTCACCTGAATTTGGTTCTCCAGCCCCTGCAAGAAGTCTGCCTGACCCAGGAAGACATTCTTATGCTAAACCTCCAAAATGTCATTCCGGGTATAGAAAGAGATCTAGCCGGAATACTCAAAAACAATTTCATCCAACACCTGCAGTTGCTCCTACTAATGCCCCACACTATCCTGTTCCGTCACCAAAGGATCGACCCTCAGAACATGGTTTTCATTTCTTAGTTCCTGCCTTAAGTCCTTTACCAAACATAGCATTTGCGCATATCGAGCCCCCTCCTAAGAACGAGCCATCTGCTGAACGTCCCAGCACACAATTTCATGGGCCATCGCACTCTTTAT
- the LOC106772434 gene encoding probable E3 ubiquitin-protein ligase RHC1A: MSNSRNTHWCYSCRRPVRLGRRDVVCPSCNEGFVHELNDMVHVNPFDLFGMDNNEERDQRVGLMETFSAFMRHQMADRGRSRDIRAQTDSNPEHSAGFAPLLIFGGQIPFRLSGHGGFEALFNGAPGIGLTRGNTGDYFVGPGLEELFEQLSANTRQGPAPASRSSIDAMPTIKITQRHLRSDSHCPVCKDKFELGSEARQMPCNHLYHSDCIVPWLVQHNSCPVCRQELPPQGLSSNRGTNGRSRSGRVSSSGRESQGRRNPFSFLWPFRSSHSSSNGEATGSSTQAPTIPENSHHAGYSGWPFE; encoded by the coding sequence ATGTCAAATAGTAGGAACACACATTGGTGTTATAGTTGCAGGAGGCCAGTTCGGCTGGGACGGCGAGATGTGGTTTGTCCTAGCTGCAACGAGGGATTTGTTCATGAACTGAATGATATGGTGCATGTTAATCCTTTTGATTTGTTTGGAATGGACAACAATGAAGAACGAGATCAAAGGGTTGGACTCATGGAAACTTTCTCTGCCTTTATGAGGCATCAAATGGCAGACAGGGGCAGAAGTCGTGACATCAGGGCACAAACAGATTCAAATCCTGAACACAGTGCAGGGTTTGCTCCTCTGCTGATCTTTGGTGGCCAAATACCTTTCAGATTGTCTGGCCATGGTGGCTTTGAAGCTCTCTTTAACGGGGCTCCTGGAATTGGTCTTACACGAGGTAACACAGGTGATTATTTTGTTGGTCCTGGACTTGAAGAACTTTTTGAACAGCTTTCAGCTAATACCAGGCAAGGTCCAGCACCAGCATCAAGATCCTCAATTGATGCTATGCCTACTATCAAGATCACACAGAGGCATCTTCGATCAGATTCACATTGTCCTGTGTGCAAAGATAAATTTGAGCTGGGGTCTGAAGCAAGACAAATGCCATGCAACCATTTATATCACTCAGATTGCATTGTTCCATGGTTGGTCCAGCATAACTCCTGCCCCGTTTGTCGCCAAGAACTGCCACCACAAGGATTGAGTAGTAATCGAGGCACAAATGGTAGAAGTAGAAGTGGAAGGGTAAGTAGTAGTGGTAGGGAGAGCCAGGGAAGGAGAAATCCGTTTTCCTTTTTGTGGCCTTTTCGTTCTTCTCATTCCAGCAGTAATGGTGAAGCAACCGGAAGCAGCACACAAGCACCAACCATCCCAGAGAATAGCCATCATGCAGGGTATTCTGGGTGGCCATTTGAATGA